The genomic interval TATAGGAATTTCTTAGGAATCTGGAACCCTACAATATTCCTCGTGAAGGCATCTGAAAGGAGATGaagacatttataaaaatcggGTCTAGTTGTTTCACACAATAGCACGTTCAAGCGAACTGttcaactttattatattcgtATAAGAATTCTAAATAGAGATTTGTTATATAGGAACTTAATAAGTATGAAATAGTAAAACTGAAACACAGATATAATAAGACATTTTATTGTCTGTTCTAAAGTTGCATTTAAATAGGAGAGTTCTCCAGTTGTAAGAAACGAGGTATATCTAAGGAGTAAGATAAAGTTCTTTGTATATATCCTTTATGCTAAGTTTCATGttcataacaataataaaaagcagTCCACAGACCGCGCCCACTGTTACGATTGCAAAGTCACGTGACCCTTTTCAGAAGTGTCAATATTAACTAGAAATTTCGCATAAAGTGTGCACAAAACACCGTATCTTTCCACTTcctatgtattttgtaacacccTGTATATTGGAGAAAATGTTAACCGCATAATTACTTTGAACACTGGCCAAAGGAAATCAGAATATGATGAGGAAAaacattgatataaaaaaaaactatatatttattttgttatctcaaaaaaattggcaaaatggaaaatatggaagttacatttttaaattaattatttcactatATAGTAAACTAATTGTGTGACCTGTGTTCAAAGAATCATCCTGTACATCCCAACAAAACTTCATAGTGACtagcaacattttaaaatatcaaattatacttagactaagataaaaaatatcgtataAGTATGTACCCTTAAAGACTTCATTGCAAAGACTCAAAAGTATTCATACTTCCACAATGACaatgaagtaaattttaaggttggtacaaaaattaacaattttacgttttgttttttaaaatataaattaacttatttatatatttcaagtaGAAAATTCgtacatattaatttcaagATTCTATTAATCAACAAGGGCACAATAAAGTCAACGTTGCGGGATTATGGTAAGAAACAAACACGCAATTAAAATAAGGTACCTTTGGTACTTACAGCAAGACGGGGTATCCAGAAGCATTTTACGAAAATATCACAATCTTCgtttttattaagtaggtTAAAATCACAACACTATAAGAGGACgcaaacctgcacactagcgccatctcatgtttatcaatatttttttttattagcgaTAATTACAAAATGCAATTGAATATTCCGCCTTTACGAGACTTAAGTTTACGTTTTAGGGTTTTTTAAACCGATTTAGCTTAAATCACTATCAATTACAAATATGGCTCCGTATTGtactatgtaattatgtacggaatatatcatttatcaattcaattatatcgacattataaatgcttccaaaaatatttaatatttccaaATATAATTAGAGGTTGATGAATCATCTATTcgcttacaaatattttacgtaacgaaattattttcaattattaatatcGAGATCCTTACCGTAAGGTTAAAAAGAAACCCTTTTACTATATtgttatgtctgtctgtcagcaAGTTCTATCTCTAGTTTAATCACACATAATAATTGACATATTTTAAGGCGGTAATACGCATTCCAGTAATTTGCACTTCCATGTGTATATAATAGCAAGCTCTCCTTCATGTTGCATACCAGTAAATCGAATTGCTACTACTTCCATGCTAGTAGCTGGCGCGCAAATTAGCAAGCTGCTGGCATGTGTATTTTCACctttaaagatattaaaataaagtctttaaaaagattaattctttagattaaaaaattatcacTAATGTAATGTCACTGTCAAATGTTGAAACTTGTCAATTTTGTTGTACGTTTTCAAAGTTGGGTTCCATTTCTCTTATTTTGTCCAGCAAAACGTCGGCTAGATTTAAATCTGGGTTTGTGtctgaaaagaaatataattacatttatacttGCATTTAGTTAAGTttgatatacttaattaattttacaccAACTTATTTTCTCGCAGTAGTAGACTCGagaagattcgaacctggagcCTTTTGACTTTAGAATCATTCCGTCGCAGAATGCTACTTTCGCAAAACGTCCCCTTTGTAACAAAGTGGCAGCTACGCaaatagttaaatattgtattcaaataaatattttcatttggaaGATAATGTATAGTTACAACTAAACCTCGAAGTGTCTAGTCTAGGCTAGAGGTAAGTGGAGCCGGTTTCACTTGATTTAGCCATCAATCCGGCCAGACCTAGGTGCTGTTGGGTTCAGATTGTTACACCTAGGTATAACGTGCTTATCTTGGGCTAGACCCAGGTGTTCTAGGTCAAACCATCTTTTACCGGCTAGGTCCACCTAGGGTCTGGCCAACCTGAGCGTAgctataacataaataaagtgaGTAGAAGAGTGGAAGAGTGACGAgagtgaagcggtggtggtgtaatggttaagacgcccgcttgtggatcgaaaggtcccagattcaaATCATACtgtgtgccacatgagtttgtataccaatctgactcatgtatagtagttttcatcgtccaccacttgcttccggtgaaggaaaacatcgtgaggaaacctgtacactggttgattcttattaccttgtgtgtgaaatggagaaggcaatggcaaaccactccattaataatgccaagaaagttgttgtgtgtgtgcaCTTCACggcattccacgtaataaccacgaccctcagccatgaggaatacgactatgaagaatgaAGAAGAGTGACTGACTGTCAAAGTAGACCAGTTCGCATTTCCCGCGGCACTCCTCGCTCTTGGCGATGATGGAGCGCAGCATGTAGCAGAAGTCGCGGACCACCTCTTCAATGTCGATGTTCTTTAGTTCTGGAAACAATATTCTTCGTACAATACCCACATACCTACttgcatattttttcacacaaactCAACTTTTATTGCTGATTTTGGGtctttaattaactttttttaagaaaaaacaaacattttattctatCTAATCCTACTGATAAGTTTGCGAggatgtttgtatgtttgttatacttgtacacaaaatctactggaccgatagTTATGCGGTGCACAGGTACAATAtcacctggaataacacatagcgtactttttaaattcccacgggagcgaagccccggggcgcggggaaattcacacgggcTCAGCCGttggcaaaagctagttaaaatatatttttgaatacgGATGCGAAGCTTTGAGTTGCAGTTGTTAGACACGGGCGCTGTgtgacacacacacacagacacaccTGCGTAGAGCGCGCGGCGCTGCAGCACCTTGTGCAGCGTGTGCAGCGGCGTGGCGCACTCGGCCGCGAGGTACACgggcgcgcgcgccgcgcggTGGATCTTGTACGCAGAGTTCCGGTAGATGCGGTTGTTGACGCCCGCCACGCTCTTGGTCACGTCTTCTAGCGACTGCCCATTGGGAGACATATCAAAAAATTGTCTTAGATACagccaactgaaaatagcggcccaaagccgcgtgggcttccgtatgctgacctccaaacttcaattcgaggATGACGCCCCATGATAATGAAGATGATACatataaaatcttgaaataaccaatttttttaattacgggaggtaattaaaaaaatcttttcaatgGTGTGGTGTATTGTTCGATAGgtttttcgaaaatataacTGATAGGTACGGGAAGACCATTTTTGGATTTTGTAAACcgttcattaattattaagcttcaaaatgtcaaagtcaagtaaaaaaaaaaaccctcaacaaaatccattgcgtagttttcaAGATCCAAGCATACATAAACAGCGACGACCACCGACGCCACCGATGCAAGAAGAGgcgtgttataagtttgattgctaagtatgtctgtctatctgtccgtggcatcttagctcatcaacgggtgaactgATTGggatgcgattttttttatttgatagacaatttttatgcggtggttcatAGATATGTTAGATCAAAAccggttcagccgtttaaaagtcgtagcgaaatgaatattgaaaatcggcggtttattaatatgtccaacaaaaaaaacttgtatacGATTTGTAGAtgttcaaaaatgtttacttctagtttggttttattagttatttaatagttattttaagcGGCTATTCTGtgggtacctatatatacatacatatagctGTTGGTTCTcctaagaataaataaataaataatatagtgcAGTATTTATACGAACCTTACAAGCCTCCAAGTACGACATGACTCCCTCTGCATTGGGTTTGTTGAACTGCGTCAGCACGGGCGGGCAGTACATCGACTTGGTGATTATGATGAACAGCACCTATATTGGTATTATtgtatactagatgttgcccggggcttcgctcccgtgggaattttgagattaaaaatataacctatagcaatcttggttAATGTACTTCTAATggttgaaagaattttttaaatctgttcagtagtttcggagattacccgcctcaaacatacaaactcacaaacgtttacctctttataataatagtacagacTAGCTGTTTGTTTACCCGCGGTTTCGGCCTCGGGGACAGTTTTTTCTTAGTATTCAAATCGGATTGggatagttgaaataaaatctgagtAGCGcgtttaaaatacacacagcgccatctagctTTTTTTAGTGTCAAAAAAACATGACACACTACATAAACAATATGAATAGAAAGTATTACTGGATAATGTAGTCACAATTGATCGAAAATGGTAAACagtttcgctaagaaataaaattaacacacacacacactcacacacacacacaagaACACTGGACTCACCTTGACGGGGAAGACGATGCCGTCCGTCGCCTCGTACTTCCTGATGTTCTCCTCGAAGCCGACGAAGTTGGCGCCGTCGCTCGGGATCACGTGCGTGAGGTAGCCCTCGAAGAAACTACACGCCATGCCGATACCGTACCGGATTGATGTTGGCGCTTGCTCCTAGGatatatttattccattttcaCTTGCATGACAAGTTTGACATtagtatttgatttatttatttaaaaccctAAAAgacttttaatattgatatgataataacttgcgtaataacttaagacagaggttcccttaagtagggactaagtaaattaatcgacttggtattacatgggtctcacaactttttacgattgaaaaactgagctgcgagacttgggtattttacagcatgtttttgattgcatatatatatattctattttcacTTGCATGACAAGTTTGACATTACGATTGGAGTAGGTCTTTGAGTATACTGATCCAGGTCTcatctgaaaatcagtgtagcGCCCCTCGGGGTGATATGTGTACTGAGATGGGCCTTTTTGTACTGCTGCAACACAGTACACTTGCTTTTCAATTGTGCTATGTGAATGCTGTGTTTTATTTCGTGTTTTTAGTCTGGTTGTGTATTgtgttattgttttacaaataaatgttttatctatctatctttaCTCAAGAgcttaaaaaaagtttaagctGCTTATATCCAATCGTAATGACAAACTTGTCatgcaattttaaatagaataaatatatgcaatcaaaacatgctgtaaaaaacccaagtctcgcaaAAAAGCAATTCACAGACGATTTACTTTAGAAAGTAATTCGTCTGTGAATTGCTTATTTGCTCAAGTCAAGAGcgaaacataaaatttaatacaataatacatataatgtaatacataaaatgCTCTAGAACTAAATAGTACAATCTTGATAGAATGTTTATTACATcacgcaaataaataaaattttcccaAATAATCAATAACAgctttgataataaaaaaaaatctaattaccATTTCAAAATTCCATTATCccacctaatattataaaattgtttgtttgtatgtattttagttcttcacgctcaaatgGCTGGGctaatttctatgaaatttggtattgaggtcGCTAataccttggattaacacatagggtactttttatcccgaaagtacgcgattcccgtaggGTTTTGTCAAGTACGAGATTCTCGTAGGATTTGATCGAATACATGAtccagattattttttaatgtatagaAAAGACAAGACGGACAACGAAGTCGGTCCTATATAAGGGTTAACCATTTGAGATACGCAATCCTAAAAtttttagaaagaaaaaataccatTTCTAAATACTTGGTGACGAGGTACGCGACGAACAGCATCAGAAACTCCTCGCCGAAGATTCTCTcgttgttataaaacaaaatggcggccaCCGCGGTGAATATGTACAGGTAGGTTTGGTAAGCTTGCACCAACAGCCGAGGGTCAGGGTTCTGCTTCAAACTGAGCATCTTGTAACCCAGCGTGACCAACTCTTTAGATCCCCGAATGAAGAGTACGTAAAATATGTACCGCgctaaaaataagatttaaaataatcattttctaGCCCTACTCAGATGCGTAATAGGGTTGATGGTCAACCAGTTAACAGGTTGGCTGTTAGGTAAGGCTATTGCAGCCAGGCCATGTCCCTTAGTCGACTCGTACGACATACGAGTATACGGAGTCATCCTATTCTAGGATtggtgaagcggtggtggcggttaagacgcccgcccgtggatcaaaaggtcccaggttcgaatcctactagtgccacatgagtttgtataccaatctgacattgatagttttcatcggctaccacttgcttccggtgaaggaaaacatccgGTGAGGAAACCTctacactggttgattattaacttgtgtgtgaaatggagaaggcaatggcaaaccactccattactaccAAACTgacatatatagtagttttcaccgaccaccacttgcttccggggaaggaaaacattgaggaaatctgcacactagtgtgtgaaatggagaaggcaatggcaaaccactccattactaatgccaagaaagttgttattgtgtgtttaattccacgtaatgaccacgaccctcagccatgaggaatacgactattaAGATGAAGATATTCTAGGATCATAAAATTAGATGAAACGTTACACTTTACAGAACAGAAAACAAATCGAATGCTTATGCAAGTGCTGTGTGtagattttataattctactaatattataaatgcgaaagtttgtgaggatgtgttcatgtatgtatgtttgttatactttcacgcaaaatcgactggaccgattgttatgaaacttggtgcacaggtagaatataacctggaataacacatagggtactttttatcccgaaatttccacgggagcgaagcccctgagctagtaaataagtaaacttAAAAGAACTCACCGATGGCAACAAtccatttttgtttatcaaaactaaaattggTTGACCCTGAAAAAAGGTAACTTGTTATCAGTGCTACAGAGACgcacaaagtattttttgacacAGAATAAGGtttagaaaacatttttaaggCGTCTCTTCGGGTTTAAGTTCAGAAAAGTACTGAAATGTTTTGCTGAATAGGTTTTGCTTGGTAACTACGAATATGTCGATATAGTTTTGTTTAAGATGCGATGTATCGATACTTTTAAATAGGTCTTTGGAGGTGCGTGactttagaataataaaaagtacctactttccTAGTTTTGTTCTGAGTAAATTTTTTATCGAAATCAGTCAGTGGTTGAGGCGCACAATATTGACCAATATGCCATCAATCAACATATTAAACGATTACATTGTGTTATTAATCAATCACCAtagacaactagggatgccgacgatcgtgcgaagtggagaccgAAAAGAAGAAAAGGGGAGCATTAGTCAATCAAACATTAATCAACATAAGTATAACTTATAAGACACCAGCATTAGGAACAACATTATCGTTAAGATATTTACCGCGCAAGTCTCTTGATTAAAAGGTATATCTCGATATCGATATTTGCCTAGCTTCCCATCACCaaaccaaatttaaaaagctGTTACATGATCCGTCGGCATTTTAAATGTCTAtcgtaaattataattctgaGAAAAGGGACTATTAGGGCGTTTACATACTGTTAACGCccaaattttttttgaaagaaaattatcttttttaatatttggcCATTTcaacgtataaaataaaaagtgcatACGTTTAATCTACCGATCCATATATACGTACttcacaaattataaattcactTCTTTGTtggtttgtccttctttcacacCAAAATGGAgcaatgaattaattttatattttatttggagtTAATCGTCAAGGCGAGTGACAGAGGCTACTTCATGTATGTCAATGGATTGAATCGCACTATGGCTTATATCGTAAGTCGTAACCAAGAGCAAtttgtcaattaaaattaaaagtagccacacattttattagctaattaaaataaaaatacctggTAAAATTTAGCCTATGTCCCGTCACTCTCTCTACCTTCCTTATTCCTTATTTCCAggcgaaaataatattaactcaGTGcaccgttttgacgtgaatgaacaaacacactttcacatttataatttttttaaagattcatTTTTAACGCCttcaatgaatattattttattatctattcaTACATATGcctttaaataaagatatcgATTTATCAGATAAGTGATTGTATAAAGTGAATTgattatagaattttaaacGCTGCTTGATATAGACGCATCGGGTGTAGTAGCTccttgtgtatttttaataactcaaataagaaaaaataaataatataaatatgagacCACAGTTTGCGCCCGGCCTAAAGTCGAACGTGCCTAAGCTTTACTACAGGAACTCAATAGGTAGTTTGCACAAACAGGCccttgttatattttttatcaaatagtCACATACTGTACTGACTATAGAGTACAGTCTGTCAAGCACAAGTTGGCATTTTAGTGAGGGCGCCActtattggaaaaaaaaactaattttaataggtATGCCAACATATACATGACATTGTACACTTCTATGCATATAAACAAACTCATTCGTTTTTAGACAGTCAATGGCAGAaaacaatgataaatataaatatattaggacaaatcacacagattgagctagccccaaagtaagttcgagacttgtgttacgggatactaactcaacaatactatattctataacaaatacatatatagataaacatctaagacccgggccaatcagaaaaagatcatgacccgaccggggatcgaacccgggaaggcaagcactttaccactgtgccaccgaggttgtcaaatgATATAAGACCACAATCGTTTTCATTGATGTCTTCAGAGAAAAGGCtgtggtgaagtttgttgaGCCACttcttcatttttaaaatttcaatttataataataattatcaataattaggtactcattaaaaaaatatatatatatatatatatatatatatgttaacattatttaacactgtctgtttttaatatctatgATCTAAGTGACTACATAGTACGTGTCTACGAAACAGCCACTGTAAGCACCTGATGAGTGACTGGCCTCTCCATTCTGGGGCATTTCAAGCACTACTTTTTGAGGTGTGAGTTAGGTAGCCTCGTCATTCACATACACCACAACAATATTGCAAATAGTACTACCAACAAAATTTATGCgctgatttgattttttattcggAGCTGACTAGTCTAGAGttttaaatgagtttttttctaaaacatcATTTTTAACATGTCgcaaatattcattcatattgtAATGACTTTGAAATCTTTGCAGCTTCCaagttgttattttatacttcaacTAGCTGGGGTTTCGTTCCCGTTGGAATttggggataaaaagtaccccccatgtgttattccatgttatTTAGCTACCATATAccatttcataacaatcggtccaatagatagtgtattaagaggtaacaaacaaaccaacatactttcgcattaccaatattagttgggataaaCACATGACTCACCAAAAATTATGCCAGCAACAATTAGGGCATGAAGTACAAAGACATGACTTTCAGTCATTTTCTTATTGTGCATTCtgtgaaaaagtaaaaaaaaattacaagtgtGTGGAGTAGACAAAGAGAAAGAGTCTACAAACGTGCACGCGCAGATGTGCGCATGCGTGAAAATTCCATAAAATCATGCTGATACAGCCTGGTGAATCTAAACctaagtacatataaattttcatattgaGAGTCAGTAGTTGACCCTGGAGACATTTAGCATAATCAGTACCTACTACTGCctacaataatattgtataccTAATGCCGGGTTTTAGGGGCACCAGCCATGAATGCatgataaataatagatattgCCTTTATCTCGAACGAagattttgtttctattttattgGTTTAAATACCTAGTATAAttcattattgaaaaataagaatattagcATTCAGGtggtacaaaaatatgtaagtattctTACATCAACTTACTTATAAGAGAATGAGGTTTACCGTACTATTTACTAcaattctatttctatttttacaattaaccaacgaagttataaataaagttaataaaaaataaataacagaaaaaataaaatcaatcttCCTGTTTTCCGATAATGCCAAAATCCAGACagagtttataaatttaaagtcgGAACcggattttattttcactgacTTTGACTTGACAATGACAATTCGTGGAAATTTAAACTCcgaagtttattaattttcaagcTGTTTCCGACATGGAATCAAAACATACGGATAACGGAGTCAAATCAATCAGCATCAAA from Plodia interpunctella isolate USDA-ARS_2022_Savannah chromosome 14, ilPloInte3.2, whole genome shotgun sequence carries:
- the LOC128675196 gene encoding stimulator of interferon genes protein-like isoform X4, whose translation is MHSWLVPLKPGIRMHNKKMTESHVFVLHALIVAGIIFARYIFYVLFIRGSKELVTLGYKMLSLKQNPDPRLLVQAYQTYLYIFTAVAAILFYNNERIFGEEFLMLFVAYLVTKYLEMEQAPTSIRYGIGMACSFFEGYLTHVIPSDGANFVGFEENIRKYEATDGIVFPVKVLFIIITKSMYCPPVLTQFNKPNAEGVMSYLEACKSLEDVTKSVAGVNNRIYRNSAYKIHRAARAPVYLAAECATPLHTLHKVLQRRALYAELKNIDIEEVVRDFCYMLRSIIAKSEECRGKCELVYFDNTNPDLNLADVLLDKIREMEPNFENVQQN
- the LOC128675196 gene encoding uncharacterized protein LOC128675196 isoform X2 codes for the protein MAHIRIRYFVSVNKEELSERRNRNIEINKGVTMKNIGSTNFSFDKQKWIVAIARYIFYVLFIRGSKELVTLGYKMLSLKQNPDPRLLVQAYQTYLYIFTAVAAILFYNNERIFGEEFLMLFVAYLVTKYLEMEQAPTSIRYGIGMACSFFEGYLTHVIPSDGANFVGFEENIRKYEATDGIVFPVKVLFIIITKSMYCPPVLTQFNKPNAEGVMSYLEACKSLEDVTKSVAGVNNRIYRNSAYKIHRAARAPVYLAAECATPLHTLHKVLQRRALYAELKNIDIEEVVRDFCYMLRSIIAKSEECRGKCELVYFDNTNPDLNLADVLLDKIREMEPNFENVQQN
- the LOC128675196 gene encoding stimulator of interferon genes protein-like isoform X5; translation: MHNKKMTESHVFVLHALIVAGIIFARYIFYVLFIRGSKELVTLGYKMLSLKQNPDPRLLVQAYQTYLYIFTAVAAILFYNNERIFGEEFLMLFVAYLVTKYLEMEQAPTSIRYGIGMACSFFEGYLTHVIPSDGANFVGFEENIRKYEATDGIVFPVKVLFIIITKSMYCPPVLTQFNKPNAEGVMSYLEACKSLEDVTKSVAGVNNRIYRNSAYKIHRAARAPVYLAAECATPLHTLHKVLQRRALYAELKNIDIEEVVRDFCYMLRSIIAKSEECRGKCELVYFDNTNPDLNLADVLLDKIREMEPNFENVQQN
- the LOC128675196 gene encoding stimulator of interferon genes protein-like isoform X3, which produces MHNKKMTESHVFVLHALIVAGIIFGSTNFSFDKQKWIVAIARYIFYVLFIRGSKELVTLGYKMLSLKQNPDPRLLVQAYQTYLYIFTAVAAILFYNNERIFGEEFLMLFVAYLVTKYLEMEQAPTSIRYGIGMACSFFEGYLTHVIPSDGANFVGFEENIRKYEATDGIVFPVKVLFIIITKSMYCPPVLTQFNKPNAEGVMSYLEACKSLEDVTKSVAGVNNRIYRNSAYKIHRAARAPVYLAAECATPLHTLHKVLQRRALYAELKNIDIEEVVRDFCYMLRSIIAKSEECRGKCELVYFDNTNPDLNLADVLLDKIREMEPNFENVQQN
- the LOC128675196 gene encoding stimulator of interferon genes protein-like isoform X6, yielding MLSLKQNPDPRLLVQAYQTYLYIFTAVAAILFYNNERIFGEEFLMLFVAYLVTKYLEMEQAPTSIRYGIGMACSFFEGYLTHVIPSDGANFVGFEENIRKYEATDGIVFPVKVLFIIITKSMYCPPVLTQFNKPNAEGVMSYLEACKSLEDVTKSVAGVNNRIYRNSAYKIHRAARAPVYLAAECATPLHTLHKVLQRRALYAELKNIDIEEVVRDFCYMLRSIIAKSEECRGKCELVYFDNTNPDLNLADVLLDKIREMEPNFENVQQN
- the LOC128675196 gene encoding uncharacterized protein LOC128675196 isoform X1 is translated as MHSWLVPLKPGIRMHNKKMTESHVFVLHALIVAGIIFGSTNFSFDKQKWIVAIARYIFYVLFIRGSKELVTLGYKMLSLKQNPDPRLLVQAYQTYLYIFTAVAAILFYNNERIFGEEFLMLFVAYLVTKYLEMEQAPTSIRYGIGMACSFFEGYLTHVIPSDGANFVGFEENIRKYEATDGIVFPVKVLFIIITKSMYCPPVLTQFNKPNAEGVMSYLEACKSLEDVTKSVAGVNNRIYRNSAYKIHRAARAPVYLAAECATPLHTLHKVLQRRALYAELKNIDIEEVVRDFCYMLRSIIAKSEECRGKCELVYFDNTNPDLNLADVLLDKIREMEPNFENVQQN